In Luteimonas viscosa, the following proteins share a genomic window:
- a CDS encoding DUF4124 domain-containing protein produces the protein MRPRLPAVLLTSLLAAVSVRAAEPVTVYRCTDTQGHVTLGDVPCPRGSSEQVMTLQRPADRPTPPPRAEEQLPADDPPPRPQVVVVRTPQPMYECTTPDGERYTSDDGHGNPRWVPLWTLGYRSGHGPGRPPEAESGALSRYYADRPLGGRVGAPTPRPDPPTAGPGRPGRPDRPGYGGLGGPGTWVRDTCHALPQGEVCARLVDRREEIRRRFFNAQETERNRLRTEERGINARLAADCGTG, from the coding sequence ATGCGTCCGCGTCTTCCCGCCGTCTTGCTGACCTCGCTGCTCGCTGCCGTGAGCGTACGCGCGGCGGAGCCTGTGACCGTTTACCGGTGCACCGACACGCAGGGCCACGTCACCCTGGGCGACGTTCCGTGCCCGCGGGGTTCGTCGGAGCAGGTGATGACGTTGCAGCGGCCGGCCGACAGGCCTACGCCACCTCCGCGTGCCGAAGAGCAGCTTCCTGCCGACGACCCGCCGCCCCGCCCGCAGGTGGTGGTCGTACGTACGCCACAGCCGATGTACGAGTGCACCACGCCCGATGGTGAGCGGTACACCAGCGACGATGGCCACGGCAACCCGCGCTGGGTGCCCCTGTGGACGCTCGGCTACCGCAGTGGCCACGGGCCCGGCCGTCCACCTGAGGCGGAGAGCGGCGCGCTGTCCCGGTACTACGCCGACCGTCCCCTCGGCGGGCGCGTCGGCGCGCCCACGCCGCGCCCGGATCCACCGACGGCCGGCCCCGGTCGGCCCGGTCGGCCCGACCGTCCAGGTTACGGCGGCCTCGGCGGGCCGGGCACCTGGGTCCGCGACACCTGCCATGCCCTGCCGCAGGGCGAGGTCTGCGCGCGCCTGGTCGATCGCCGGGAAGAGATCCGCCGGCGCTTCTTCAACGCGCAGGAGACCGAACGCAACCGCCTGCGCACCGAGGAACGCGGCATCAACGCGCGCCTCGCTGCAGACTGCGGGACAGGCTGA
- a CDS encoding FAD-dependent oxidoreductase, which produces MSKKKVFQFLDIPREMPRKVPLQLRTEGDWNELYGKFGQPEAAYQSGRCLDCGNPYCEAKCPVHNYIPNWLQLVEEGRILEAAALCHETNPLPEMCGRVCPQDRLCEGACTLDAGFGAVTIGAVEKYIVDTAFEQGWRPDLSKVVATGRRVAVVGAGPAGLACADRLARAGIAATVFDRYEQIGGLMQFGIPSFKLDKSVIATRRDVLEEMGVRFRLGVEIGRDVSLGTLLSDYDAVFLGLGAYRYTDGGLSGQDLAGVLPALPFLVQNGRIVTGREPQGRPIAGWEDRLVLPDLAGKRVVVLGGGDTGMDCVRSAIRLGATSVTCAYRRDEANMPGSAREVANAREEGVRFLFNRQPLAIEAADGKQASGVRMVETRLGEPDANGRRSAVAIPGSESVIDADVVIIAFGFSPRLPDWLANSGVQARENGRIIAGGGDRLPYQTAHPRLFAGGDCVRGADLVVTAVQEGRDAAAAIARMLRDTQGMASALDAA; this is translated from the coding sequence ATGAGCAAGAAAAAAGTCTTCCAGTTCCTCGACATCCCGCGCGAGATGCCGCGCAAGGTGCCGTTGCAGCTGCGCACCGAGGGCGACTGGAACGAGCTGTACGGCAAGTTCGGGCAGCCCGAGGCCGCGTACCAGTCCGGGCGCTGCCTGGACTGCGGCAACCCGTACTGCGAGGCCAAGTGCCCGGTGCACAACTACATCCCCAACTGGCTGCAGCTGGTGGAGGAAGGCCGCATCCTCGAGGCGGCGGCGCTGTGCCACGAGACCAATCCGCTGCCGGAGATGTGCGGCCGGGTGTGCCCGCAGGACCGCCTGTGCGAAGGCGCGTGCACCCTCGACGCCGGCTTCGGCGCGGTGACCATCGGCGCGGTCGAGAAGTACATCGTCGACACCGCGTTCGAGCAGGGCTGGCGGCCTGATCTGTCCAAGGTCGTGGCCACCGGCCGCCGCGTCGCCGTGGTCGGCGCCGGCCCCGCGGGGCTCGCCTGCGCCGACCGCCTCGCGCGCGCGGGCATCGCCGCCACGGTGTTCGACCGCTACGAGCAGATCGGCGGCCTGATGCAGTTCGGCATCCCCAGCTTCAAGCTCGACAAGTCGGTGATCGCGACCCGGCGCGACGTGCTGGAGGAAATGGGCGTGCGCTTCAGGCTCGGGGTCGAGATCGGCCGCGACGTGTCGCTGGGCACCCTGCTGTCGGATTACGACGCCGTGTTCCTCGGGCTTGGTGCGTATCGCTATACGGATGGCGGCCTGTCGGGGCAGGACCTCGCCGGCGTGCTGCCGGCGTTGCCGTTCCTGGTGCAGAACGGACGGATCGTCACCGGACGCGAACCGCAGGGCCGGCCGATCGCGGGCTGGGAAGACCGGCTGGTGCTGCCCGACCTGGCCGGCAAGCGCGTGGTGGTGCTCGGCGGCGGCGATACCGGCATGGACTGCGTGCGTTCGGCGATCCGCCTCGGCGCGACCAGCGTCACCTGCGCCTACCGCCGCGACGAGGCCAACATGCCGGGCTCGGCGCGCGAGGTGGCGAACGCGCGCGAGGAAGGCGTGCGCTTCCTGTTCAACCGCCAGCCGCTGGCGATCGAGGCGGCGGACGGCAAGCAGGCCTCCGGCGTGCGCATGGTCGAGACACGGCTGGGCGAGCCGGATGCGAACGGCCGCCGCAGCGCGGTGGCCATCCCGGGCAGCGAATCGGTGATCGACGCGGACGTGGTGATCATCGCCTTCGGCTTCTCGCCCCGGCTCCCCGACTGGCTTGCGAACTCGGGGGTGCAGGCGCGGGAGAACGGCCGCATCATCGCCGGTGGCGGCGACCGCCTGCCCTACCAGACCGCGCACCCGCGCCTGTTCGCCGGCGGCGACTGCGTGCGCGGCGCCGACCTGGTGGTGACCGCGGTGCAGGAAGGCCGCGACGCCGCGGCCGCGATCGCGCGGATGCTGCGCGACACCCAGGGCATGGCTTCGGCGCTCGACGCCGCCTGA
- the gltB gene encoding glutamate synthase large subunit yields the protein MRALPGRGLHDPRDEHDSCGFGLIAKIEGTPERAIVDIALEALARMAHRGGVAADGLSGDGCGVLIHGAEGFVRTLAREAGFPLHDGPVAAGMVFLPHDGDAAARCRAQLAAQLQRVGVRVAGWRAVPLDLAACGKLARSSVPRIEQAFVESDEADADALERVLFLARRRCEEALRDEADFYVVGLSPRLLGYKGMVLPSHLRQLFPDLSHPELAARAVVFHQRFSTNTLPRWPLAHPFRRLAHNGEINSIEGNRRWAQARKQVWRSPLLDVSEFESTVTMHGSDSQSLDNMLEWLLLGGMDLPQAMRILIPPATQSLEYKDTDLAAFYEYYSINSEPWDGPAGVVMCDGRFAACTLDRNGLRPARWTLSKDGVFVIASEAGVWELPPEDVVAKGKLGPGEMIAVDLEAGRLLDNDAIDDLNRARAPYKQWLKRGMSWLHTELIDPALTDAPFTPETLLAFQKLFQLSREEQEAVLRPLAETEQEGIGSMGDDVPMAAISQRVRPLYDCFREAFAQVTNPPIDPLREECVMTLSTQIGREGNLFLDQAENVHHVMLNSPVLSQRKLHQLLALPRFESAHRYIDLYFDQRTSLRDALLRICAEAEAAVREGVELLILSDRRPRRGHAAVHALLATGAVHLHLVRKGLRCDANLIVETGTARDPHHFACLIGFGATAVYPFLAYQTLAALARRGLLGGKTSNEPLQVGRSYRRGIKKGLLKILSKMGIGSIASYRGAQLFEIVGLDEDVVSLCFEGTPSRIRGAGFARLENDAWALAEHGWDDNALPEPGGLMRYVHGGEYHQYNPDVVTSLQRAVLTGEREDWKVYSGHVDGRPPAALRDLLRLKPLGAPLALDEVEPVSSIVKRFDSAAMSLGALSPEAHEALAIAMNRLGGRSNSGEGGEDPARYGTEKRSKIKQIASGRFGVTPEYLINAEVLQIKVAQGAKPGEGGQLPGSKVNPLIARLRYAKPGIGLISPPPHHDIYSIEDLAQLIFDLRQVNPTALISVKLVAHAGVGTIAAGVVKAGADLITISGHDGGTGASPLGSIRYAGVPWELGLSEARQALQANELRERVLLQTDGGLKTGLDVVKAAMLGADSFGFGTAPMIALGCKYLRICHLNNCATGVATQDERLRSAHFTGLPERVENFFRNIAEDVRELLASLGARSLEEIVGRTDLLEQHLRQTREEVDIDLSRLLASDPSQPAAYCGAPALQTPPDGLAARLDAELTGVIERGEGGEYAYAVRNTDRSIGTRLSGLIAQHHGNTGMADRPLTLRLAGSAGQSFGALNAGGLHLHLEGEANDYVGKGMAGGCIVLSPPRASVFESRHAPILGNTCLYGATGGELYAAGRAGERFAVRNSGAVAVVEGAGDHCCEYMTGGTVVVLGRTGLNFGAGFTGGLAYVLDLDRDFVDRYNHELIDIVRISPEGFDNYRQHLTDLLEAHASLTGSAWSARIIDEFRDFVGKFWLVKPKAASLEALANELRRAA from the coding sequence GGCACTCCCGGGTCGGGGGCTCCATGACCCCCGCGATGAACACGACAGCTGCGGATTCGGCCTGATCGCGAAGATCGAGGGCACGCCGGAGCGTGCGATCGTGGATATCGCGCTCGAAGCGCTGGCGCGGATGGCGCATCGTGGCGGCGTCGCCGCCGACGGCCTCTCGGGCGACGGCTGCGGCGTGCTGATCCACGGCGCGGAAGGCTTCGTGCGCACGCTCGCACGCGAGGCCGGCTTCCCCCTGCACGACGGGCCGGTCGCGGCCGGCATGGTCTTCCTGCCACACGACGGCGACGCCGCCGCGCGCTGCCGCGCGCAACTGGCCGCACAGTTGCAACGCGTCGGCGTGCGCGTCGCCGGCTGGCGCGCGGTGCCGCTCGACCTGGCCGCCTGCGGCAAGCTCGCGCGCTCTTCGGTGCCGCGCATCGAGCAGGCGTTCGTGGAAAGCGACGAGGCCGATGCCGATGCGCTCGAGCGCGTGCTGTTCCTCGCCCGCCGCCGCTGCGAGGAAGCGCTGCGCGACGAGGCCGACTTCTACGTCGTCGGCCTGTCGCCGCGCCTGCTCGGCTACAAGGGCATGGTGCTGCCCAGCCACCTGCGGCAGCTGTTCCCCGACCTGTCGCATCCGGAGCTCGCGGCGCGTGCGGTGGTCTTCCACCAGCGCTTCTCCACCAACACCCTGCCACGCTGGCCGCTGGCGCACCCGTTCCGGCGCCTGGCGCACAACGGCGAGATCAACAGCATCGAGGGCAACCGGCGCTGGGCGCAGGCGCGCAAGCAGGTGTGGCGTTCGCCGCTGCTGGACGTGTCCGAATTCGAGTCGACCGTGACCATGCACGGCTCGGATTCGCAGTCGCTCGACAACATGCTCGAATGGCTGCTGCTCGGCGGCATGGACCTGCCCCAGGCGATGCGCATCCTGATCCCGCCGGCGACGCAGTCGCTGGAATACAAGGACACCGACCTCGCGGCGTTCTACGAGTACTACTCGATCAATTCCGAGCCCTGGGACGGACCGGCCGGCGTGGTGATGTGCGACGGCCGCTTCGCCGCCTGCACCCTCGACCGCAACGGCCTGCGCCCGGCGCGCTGGACGCTGTCGAAGGACGGCGTGTTCGTGATCGCCTCCGAGGCCGGCGTATGGGAGCTGCCGCCGGAGGACGTGGTGGCCAAGGGCAAGCTCGGCCCCGGCGAGATGATCGCGGTCGACCTCGAGGCAGGGCGCCTGCTCGACAACGACGCGATCGACGACCTCAACCGCGCGCGCGCGCCGTACAAGCAATGGCTCAAGCGCGGCATGAGCTGGCTGCATACCGAGCTGATCGACCCGGCGCTGACCGACGCGCCGTTCACCCCGGAAACGCTGCTCGCCTTCCAGAAGCTGTTCCAGCTCTCGCGCGAGGAGCAGGAAGCGGTGCTGCGCCCGCTCGCAGAAACCGAGCAGGAAGGCATCGGCTCGATGGGCGACGACGTGCCGATGGCGGCGATCAGCCAGCGCGTGCGTCCGCTCTACGATTGCTTCCGCGAGGCGTTCGCGCAGGTCACCAACCCGCCGATCGACCCGCTGCGCGAGGAGTGCGTGATGACGCTCTCCACCCAGATCGGGCGCGAGGGCAACCTGTTCCTGGACCAGGCCGAGAACGTCCACCACGTGATGCTCAACTCACCGGTGCTGTCGCAGCGCAAGCTGCACCAGCTGCTGGCGCTGCCGCGGTTCGAATCGGCGCACCGCTACATCGACCTGTACTTCGACCAGCGCACCTCGCTGCGCGACGCGCTGCTTCGCATCTGCGCCGAGGCCGAGGCGGCGGTGCGCGAGGGCGTCGAACTGCTGATCCTCAGCGATCGCCGCCCGCGTCGCGGCCACGCCGCCGTGCACGCACTGCTCGCCACCGGCGCGGTGCACCTGCACCTGGTGCGCAAGGGCCTGCGCTGCGACGCCAACCTGATCGTCGAGACCGGCACCGCGCGCGATCCGCACCATTTCGCCTGCCTGATCGGCTTCGGCGCGACCGCGGTCTACCCGTTCCTCGCCTACCAGACCCTGGCCGCGCTCGCGCGCCGCGGCCTGCTGGGCGGCAAGACCAGCAACGAGCCGCTGCAGGTCGGGCGCAGCTATCGTCGCGGGATCAAGAAGGGCCTGCTCAAGATCCTGTCGAAGATGGGCATCGGCAGCATCGCCAGCTACCGCGGCGCGCAGCTGTTCGAGATCGTCGGCCTCGACGAGGACGTGGTCTCGCTGTGCTTCGAGGGCACGCCCTCGCGCATCCGCGGCGCCGGTTTCGCGCGGCTGGAGAACGATGCCTGGGCGCTGGCCGAGCACGGCTGGGACGACAACGCCCTGCCCGAGCCGGGCGGACTCATGCGTTACGTGCACGGCGGCGAGTACCACCAGTACAACCCGGACGTGGTGACCAGCCTGCAGCGCGCGGTGCTCACCGGCGAGCGCGAGGACTGGAAGGTCTATTCCGGGCACGTGGACGGCCGTCCTCCCGCGGCGCTGCGCGACCTGCTGCGGCTCAAGCCGCTCGGCGCGCCGCTGGCGCTCGACGAGGTCGAACCGGTGTCGTCGATCGTCAAGCGCTTCGATTCCGCGGCCATGAGCCTGGGCGCGCTGTCGCCCGAGGCGCACGAGGCGCTCGCCATCGCCATGAACCGCCTCGGCGGCCGCAGCAACTCCGGCGAAGGCGGGGAAGATCCCGCGCGCTACGGCACCGAGAAGCGGAGCAAGATCAAGCAGATCGCGTCGGGCCGCTTCGGCGTCACGCCCGAGTACCTGATCAATGCCGAGGTGCTGCAGATCAAGGTCGCGCAGGGCGCCAAGCCCGGCGAGGGCGGTCAGTTGCCCGGCAGCAAGGTCAACCCGCTGATCGCGCGCCTGCGCTATGCCAAGCCCGGCATCGGCCTGATCTCGCCGCCGCCGCACCACGACATCTATTCCATCGAGGATCTCGCGCAGCTGATCTTCGACCTGCGCCAGGTCAACCCGACGGCGCTGATCTCGGTCAAGCTCGTCGCGCACGCGGGCGTGGGCACGATCGCGGCCGGCGTGGTCAAGGCCGGCGCCGACCTGATCACCATCTCCGGCCACGACGGCGGCACCGGCGCCAGCCCGCTCGGTTCGATCCGCTACGCCGGCGTGCCCTGGGAACTGGGCCTGTCGGAGGCGCGCCAGGCGCTGCAGGCCAACGAGCTGCGCGAACGGGTGCTGCTGCAGACCGACGGCGGTCTCAAGACCGGGCTCGACGTGGTCAAGGCGGCGATGCTCGGCGCCGACAGCTTCGGCTTCGGTACCGCGCCGATGATCGCGCTGGGCTGCAAGTACCTGCGCATCTGCCACCTCAACAACTGCGCCACCGGCGTGGCCACCCAGGACGAGCGCCTGCGCTCGGCGCACTTCACCGGGCTGCCCGAGCGCGTCGAGAACTTCTTCCGCAACATCGCCGAGGACGTGCGCGAACTGCTGGCATCGCTCGGCGCGCGCTCGCTGGAGGAGATCGTCGGCCGCACCGACCTGCTCGAACAGCACCTGCGCCAGACCCGCGAAGAGGTCGACATCGACCTGTCGCGCTTGCTCGCGAGCGATCCCTCGCAGCCCGCGGCGTATTGCGGCGCGCCGGCGCTGCAGACGCCACCCGACGGCCTCGCGGCGAGGCTCGATGCCGAACTGACCGGCGTGATCGAGCGCGGTGAAGGCGGCGAGTACGCGTATGCCGTGCGCAACACCGACCGCAGCATCGGCACCCGCCTGTCGGGGCTGATCGCGCAGCATCACGGCAATACCGGCATGGCCGATCGCCCGCTCACGCTGCGCCTGGCCGGCAGCGCCGGGCAGAGCTTCGGCGCGCTCAACGCCGGCGGCCTTCACCTGCACCTCGAGGGCGAGGCCAACGACTACGTCGGCAAGGGCATGGCCGGCGGCTGCATCGTGCTGTCGCCGCCACGCGCCAGCGTGTTCGAATCGCGGCATGCGCCGATCCTCGGCAACACCTGCCTGTACGGTGCCACCGGCGGCGAACTGTACGCGGCCGGCCGCGCAGGCGAGCGCTTCGCGGTGCGCAACTCCGGCGCGGTCGCGGTGGTGGAAGGCGCCGGCGATCATTGCTGCGAGTACATGACCGGCGGCACCGTGGTCGTGCTCGGTCGCACCGGTCTGAACTTCGGCGCCGGCTTCACCGGCGGCCTGGCCTACGTGCTCGACCTCGACCGCGACTTCGTCGACCGCTACAACCACGAGCTGATCGACATCGTGCGCATCTCGCCCGAAGGCTTCGACAACTACCGCCAGCACCTGACCGACCTGCTGGAAGCGCACGCCTCGCTCACCGGCAGCGCCTGGAGCGCGCGCATCATCGACGAGTTCCGCGACTTCGTCGGCAAGTTCTGGCTGGTCAAACCCAAGGCCGCGAGCCTCGAGGCGCTGGCGAACGAGCTGCGGAGGGCGGCATGA